The Thermoflavifilum sp. genome contains a region encoding:
- the rsgA gene encoding ribosome small subunit-dependent GTPase A, translated as MQATIYKSTGSWYQARTASGEWISCRIKGKLKIDEDISSTNPVAVGDEVILSIDPQTGDALIEDILPRKNYIIRSSPHKRGQKHILAANLDQAWLMVTVLQPRTSTGFIDRFLVTTAAYHIPTSIVINKIDLLDAAAKAIVAEWIEVYESMGYPVELISVKTGEGIETLNSRLRHQTTLLAGHSGVGKSSLINALIPGLALRVQPISQWSEKGMHTTTFAEMFELPYGGRIIDTPGIREFGVVDIAPEELSHYFLDMQKYVTSCMFNNCLHLNEPGCAVKEAVEEGKIHFKRYANYVHILETLQGKK; from the coding sequence TTGCAGGCTACGATTTACAAGTCTACCGGCAGCTGGTATCAGGCGCGCACCGCTTCGGGCGAATGGATTTCCTGTCGTATTAAAGGAAAATTAAAAATCGACGAAGATATTTCTTCAACCAATCCCGTGGCTGTGGGCGATGAGGTCATCCTCAGCATTGATCCGCAAACCGGCGATGCATTGATTGAAGATATTCTTCCCAGAAAAAATTACATCATTCGAAGTTCGCCACACAAACGCGGACAGAAGCACATTCTTGCAGCCAATCTCGATCAGGCCTGGCTGATGGTTACCGTGCTGCAACCCCGTACTTCAACGGGATTTATTGACCGATTTCTGGTAACTACGGCGGCTTATCATATTCCCACTTCTATTGTAATTAATAAAATCGATCTTCTGGATGCAGCAGCCAAAGCAATTGTGGCGGAATGGATTGAAGTGTATGAAAGCATGGGTTATCCGGTAGAATTGATTTCAGTAAAGACCGGTGAGGGCATCGAAACATTGAACAGCAGGCTGCGACATCAAACTACGTTGCTGGCCGGACATTCGGGTGTGGGTAAGTCGTCGCTTATCAATGCCTTGATTCCGGGCCTTGCCCTGCGGGTACAGCCGATTAGTCAGTGGTCAGAAAAAGGTATGCACACCACCACTTTCGCTGAAATGTTTGAATTGCCTTATGGCGGTCGTATCATCGACACACCCGGCATACGGGAATTCGGTGTGGTAGATATTGCCCCGGAAGAGCTCAGTCATTATTTCCTGGATATGCAGAAATATGTGACCAGTTGCATGTTCAATAATTGTTTACATCTTAATGAGCCCGGAT